A single window of Sporosarcina sp. FSL W7-1349 DNA harbors:
- a CDS encoding ABC transporter ATP-binding protein — MRTVFSYAKPYKWPIVIALALTLVELGVELVQPLLIAKIIDEGIIAGDAAVVWTWGSVMMALALTAFLTGAVNSFFAAHAAQSFAFDLRQALFGKVQAFTMATFLRFPASGLITRLTSDVTMVQNVLFMGLRIMLRAPLMVIGSLIMAFIVNMKLALFLLAGAPFLAIFLYVMTKKGVVLFARVQKRLDRVNRVIQENLQAVRLIKAYLRGTYEAGRFDKVADSLRGDTVRAMRMMELILPVLLFIMNVSLMAVLWFGASEIREGGAQVGELVAIVNYAMRITGAFSMFSFLIILFSRAKASSERMTEVLLADEALEDQQAESSSLTVSAGDLRFQNVSFHYPGRAEAVLKDVTFHVSAGEKLAIMGATGSGKSTLLNLIPRFFEVTDGAIYVGGVDIREWPLNELRETIGLVPQQSVLFTGSIMENLAWGDNEAESDELVEAAKKAQIHESIDHFPQKYETRVGQKGVNLSGGQKQRLSIARALVRKPTILILDDSTSALDVKTEAALWEALQDEEATMLVVTQKIRTAQGADRILLLDEGRVVGYGTHEELLGRSGLYQAIAQSQAEGEVIDDVEHP; from the coding sequence ATGAGGACAGTATTTTCATATGCCAAACCATATAAATGGCCGATTGTCATTGCGCTGGCATTGACGTTGGTGGAGCTTGGGGTGGAACTGGTCCAGCCCTTGCTCATCGCAAAAATCATTGACGAAGGGATTATCGCGGGGGACGCCGCGGTTGTGTGGACGTGGGGGAGCGTCATGATGGCGTTGGCGTTAACGGCCTTCCTCACGGGAGCCGTCAATTCCTTCTTCGCAGCCCATGCGGCACAAAGTTTTGCATTCGACCTTCGGCAAGCGCTGTTCGGCAAGGTGCAGGCGTTCACGATGGCCACCTTTTTACGGTTTCCAGCGTCGGGCCTTATCACCCGGTTGACGAGTGATGTGACGATGGTGCAGAACGTGTTGTTCATGGGGTTGCGCATCATGCTGCGCGCGCCGCTCATGGTCATCGGCAGCTTGATCATGGCCTTTATCGTCAACATGAAGCTTGCCTTATTCTTACTGGCAGGGGCGCCATTCCTTGCCATCTTTTTATATGTCATGACGAAAAAGGGTGTCGTGCTCTTTGCACGCGTCCAGAAACGGTTGGACCGGGTGAACCGGGTCATCCAGGAGAACCTACAAGCGGTCCGGCTCATCAAGGCGTATTTGCGGGGGACCTACGAAGCGGGACGGTTTGACAAGGTCGCGGATTCCTTGCGGGGTGACACGGTCCGGGCGATGCGCATGATGGAATTGATCCTGCCAGTGCTGCTCTTCATCATGAATGTCAGCTTGATGGCGGTTCTCTGGTTCGGGGCTAGTGAAATCCGGGAAGGGGGCGCGCAAGTCGGGGAGCTTGTGGCGATTGTCAACTACGCGATGCGGATTACCGGTGCGTTTTCGATGTTTTCATTCCTCATCATCTTGTTTTCCCGTGCGAAAGCCTCGTCAGAGCGGATGACGGAAGTGCTATTGGCCGATGAAGCCTTGGAAGACCAGCAGGCGGAGAGTTCCAGCTTGACCGTTTCGGCCGGTGATCTGCGGTTTCAGAATGTCTCTTTCCATTATCCGGGTAGGGCGGAAGCCGTGCTGAAAGATGTCACATTCCATGTGTCAGCCGGGGAAAAGCTTGCCATCATGGGAGCGACAGGTTCTGGGAAATCAACCCTGCTCAATCTGATCCCCCGTTTTTTCGAAGTGACGGATGGGGCGATCTATGTCGGGGGAGTGGATATCCGGGAGTGGCCATTAAATGAGTTGCGGGAAACAATCGGGCTCGTGCCGCAGCAATCTGTACTATTCACCGGTTCCATCATGGAGAACCTGGCATGGGGTGACAATGAAGCGGAGTCCGATGAATTGGTGGAAGCCGCGAAAAAAGCGCAGATTCACGAGTCCATCGACCATTTTCCGCAGAAGTACGAAACTCGGGTTGGGCAAAAAGGGGTTAATTTATCCGGCGGGCAAAAACAGAGGCTGTCGATTGCTCGGGCTCTTGTGCGGAAACCGACCATCCTCATTTTGGATGACAGCACGAGTGCATTGGATGTGAAGACGGAAGCTGCATTATGGGAAGCGTTGCAAGATGAGGAAGCGACGATGCTCGTTGTCACGCAAAAAATCCGGACAGCGCAGGGGGCGGATCGCATCCTCCTATTGGACGAAGGCCGGGTCGTCGGCTACGGTACCCATGAGGAGCTGTTGGGCCGATCGGGGCTCTACCAGGCAATTGCGCAGTCCCAAGCGGAAGGGGAGGTGATCGATGATGTCGAACATCCGTAA
- a CDS encoding GntR family transcriptional regulator yields MLDLDSSKPIYVQIAEWIESEIIDGTLQADEKVHSQYQLAEIFNINPATAGKGLTLLLDAGIVYKRRGLGTFVSPDARDALIVKRKEETLQGLIRQLLTEARLLGVDDEHLLSMIEAERAQTKEGES; encoded by the coding sequence ATGCTCGATTTGGATAGTTCGAAACCGATTTATGTTCAAATTGCGGAATGGATTGAAAGTGAAATCATCGATGGGACGCTGCAGGCGGATGAGAAAGTTCATTCACAATACCAACTGGCCGAGATTTTCAATATTAATCCGGCGACGGCGGGAAAGGGGCTAACCTTATTGTTAGATGCAGGGATCGTATATAAAAGGCGGGGGCTCGGGACATTCGTTTCGCCCGATGCCCGTGACGCTTTGATTGTCAAACGGAAAGAAGAGACACTTCAGGGACTGATCCGCCAATTGTTGACGGAGGCGCGGTTGCTCGGCGTCGACGATGAGCATCTGTTGTCCATGATCGAAGCGGAGCGTGCACAGACGAAGGAGGGGGAATCATGA
- a CDS encoding ABC transporter ATP-binding protein, whose amino-acid sequence MNVIEFNDVTKAFRTHTVLNRLNFTIEEGILTGVIGRNGVGKSTLMKIAAGHIHASSGDVQVFSENPFNSLKVSANLIMVDDTLSFSDKLSLQEILHEAARFYPNWDAGLAQRLFEYFQFHPASRHAALSKGKKSTFNAIFGLAAHCPLTILDEPTTGMDTAVRQDFYRALLKDYLAHPRTILLSSHHLEEIEDLLEDILLIHDGGVRFHGPITELQEKFIKLVGKEEKLAYFATNKTSYGRLQNGAWSELILENSLSDDDKLKLAEDGLKVLPVSANEAYVILTAGLNGGIDDVFDRTAAD is encoded by the coding sequence ATGAATGTTATTGAATTTAACGATGTCACGAAGGCTTTTAGAACGCATACTGTATTGAACCGATTGAACTTCACCATTGAAGAAGGGATCCTCACCGGTGTAATCGGCCGGAACGGAGTCGGCAAGTCAACTTTGATGAAGATTGCGGCGGGGCATATCCACGCGTCTTCCGGGGATGTCCAGGTCTTTTCGGAAAATCCTTTTAACAGCTTAAAAGTTTCGGCCAATCTCATAATGGTTGATGATACGCTCAGCTTCTCCGACAAGTTGTCATTACAGGAGATCCTGCATGAGGCGGCCCGGTTTTACCCGAATTGGGACGCCGGCCTTGCTCAAAGGCTTTTTGAGTATTTCCAATTCCACCCCGCTTCCCGGCATGCCGCGTTATCAAAAGGGAAAAAAAGCACGTTCAACGCCATTTTCGGACTTGCGGCCCACTGTCCATTGACGATTTTGGATGAGCCGACGACCGGCATGGATACGGCGGTTCGCCAAGATTTCTACCGGGCATTACTGAAAGATTATCTCGCCCATCCGCGGACGATTTTATTGTCCAGCCACCATCTGGAGGAGATCGAGGATTTGCTGGAAGATATTTTGCTGATCCATGATGGCGGCGTTCGATTCCACGGGCCGATCACCGAGCTGCAAGAAAAATTCATCAAGCTGGTCGGCAAAGAAGAGAAGTTGGCCTATTTCGCAACAAATAAAACAAGCTACGGCCGGCTTCAAAATGGCGCTTGGAGTGAACTCATATTGGAAAACAGCCTGTCTGATGATGATAAGTTAAAACTGGCAGAAGACGGTCTTAAGGTACTGCCGGTTTCGGCGAATGAGGCCTATGTCATCTTGACGGCCGGGTTGAATGGAGGGATCGATGATGTATTTGACAGAACCGCGGCTGACTGA